In Candidatus Eisenbacteria bacterium, the following proteins share a genomic window:
- a CDS encoding IS630 family transposase has translation MARTSPSVELSAADQTRLQQWQSAHGTPQQVALRCRLVLAAAAGQQDLAIASACGVNRHTAALWRGRVLEAGIDAVWETQAGRGRKPQYDLSQRDALIAATLQTKPKGMTHWSCRLMAKAKGVSKNTVNRLWQLHNLKPHLSRTFKLSRDSKFVEKLTDVVGLYLNPPQKALVLCVDEKSQIQALDRTQPGLPLKKGRCGTMTHDYKRHGTTTLFAALSLLDGKVIGQCQARHRHQEFLKFLRRLDREFPGEQQLHLVLDNYGTHKTPQVQAWLRTHRRFVPHFIPTSSSWLNLVERWFGELTEKAIRRSAFVSVPELVQAIETFLAAWNADPQPFVWTAKLEDILRKIERARAKLESIQPGCTQPRRQKREE, from the coding sequence ATGGCGAGAACCAGTCCATCAGTGGAATTGTCGGCTGCGGATCAAACGCGGCTGCAGCAGTGGCAGTCGGCCCACGGCACGCCGCAGCAGGTCGCGTTGCGGTGTCGGTTGGTCTTGGCCGCTGCGGCGGGACAACAAGACTTGGCCATCGCTTCTGCCTGTGGAGTCAACCGCCATACCGCCGCACTGTGGCGGGGGCGAGTCCTGGAAGCCGGGATCGACGCGGTCTGGGAGACACAAGCCGGTCGGGGTCGTAAACCGCAGTACGACCTGTCCCAGCGCGATGCGCTGATTGCTGCCACCTTGCAGACCAAGCCCAAGGGCATGACCCACTGGAGTTGCCGACTGATGGCCAAGGCCAAAGGCGTGAGCAAGAACACGGTCAACCGGCTCTGGCAATTGCATAACCTCAAGCCTCACCTCAGCCGAACCTTCAAGCTGTCGCGGGATTCGAAGTTTGTGGAGAAGCTGACCGACGTGGTGGGTTTGTATCTGAATCCGCCGCAGAAGGCACTGGTACTGTGTGTCGATGAGAAGAGCCAGATTCAGGCGCTGGATCGGACACAGCCCGGACTGCCGTTGAAGAAGGGTCGGTGTGGCACGATGACCCACGACTACAAGCGCCACGGCACGACCACGCTATTTGCCGCTTTAAGTTTGTTGGACGGCAAGGTGATCGGGCAGTGCCAAGCCCGACACCGCCATCAGGAGTTTCTGAAATTCCTGCGGCGGTTGGACCGGGAGTTTCCTGGGGAGCAGCAACTGCATTTGGTGTTGGACAATTACGGCACGCACAAGACACCGCAGGTGCAAGCCTGGCTGAGAACCCATCGGCGGTTTGTGCCCCACTTCATTCCCACCAGTTCGAGTTGGTTGAACCTGGTGGAGCGGTGGTTTGGGGAGTTAACGGAGAAAGCGATCCGGCGCAGTGCTTTTGTCAGCGTCCCAGAATTGGTGCAGGCCATCGAAACCTTTCTCGCCGCCTGGAATGCCGACCCGCAGCCGTTTGTCTGGACGGCCAAGTTGGAGGACATCCTCCGTAAGATCGAGCGGGCTCGGGCCAAACTGGAGTCCATCCAGCCTGGTTGCACGCAGCCCCGGCGCCAAAAACGGGAAGAGTGA